The following proteins are co-located in the Dromiciops gliroides isolate mDroGli1 chromosome 2, mDroGli1.pri, whole genome shotgun sequence genome:
- the LOC122739861 gene encoding LOW QUALITY PROTEIN: 60S acidic ribosomal protein P0-like (The sequence of the model RefSeq protein was modified relative to this genomic sequence to represent the inferred CDS: substituted 1 base at 1 genomic stop codon), whose protein sequence is MPREDRATWKSNYFLKIIQLLDDYPKCFIVGANNVDSKQIQQIWMSLHGKAIVLMGKNKNKNQKTTIMHKAILGHLKNNLALEKMLPHIQGNVGFVFSKEYLIEIRDMLLANKVPAAAHACAIALCDVTMPVHNTGLGPEKTSFFXALGITTKISRGTIEILSDVKLIKTGDKVAASEAALLNMLNIFPFSFGLIIQQVFDNGSIYKLEVLDITEETLHLQFLGSVHNVANLCLQIGYPAVASVHHSIISGNKQVLAVAVETDYTFPLAEKVKAFPADPSAFAMATPTATAPAKVEAKEESEESDENMGFGLFN, encoded by the coding sequence ATGCCCAGGGAAGACAGGGCTACCTGGAAGTCAAATTACTTCCTCAAGATCATACAACTTTTGGATGATTATCCAAAATGCTTCATTGTGGGAGCAAATAATGTGGACTCCAAGCAGATACAGCAAATCTGGATGTCCCTCCATGGGAAGGCCATAGTGTtgatgggaaaaaacaaaaacaaaaaccaaaaaaccaccaTAATGCACAAAGCCATTCTTGGGCATCTGAAGAACAACCTTGCCCTGGAGAAGATGCTTCCTCATATCCAGGGGAATGTGGGCTTTGTGTTCTCCAAGGAATACCTGATAGAGATCAGGGATATGCTTCTGGCCAATAAGGTGCCAGCTGCTGCCCATGCTTGTGCCATTGCCCTATGTGATGTCACCATGCCAGTCCACAACACTGGTCTGGGGCCTGAGAAGACTTCCTTCTTCTAGGCACTGGGTATAACCACTAAGATTTCCAGGGGCACCATTGAAATCTTGAGCGATGTGAAGCTGATTAAGACTGGAGACAAAGTGGCTGCCAGTGAGGCCGCCTTGTTGAACATGCTGAACATCTTCCCATTCTCCTTTGGGCTGATCATTCAGCAGGTGTTTGACAATGGCAGCATCTACAAACTTGAAGTGCTGGACATCACAGAGGAGACTCTGCACCTTCAGTTCTTAGGTAGTGTCCACAATGTTGCCAACCTCTGTCTGCAGATTGGCTACCCAGCTGTTGCATCAGTCCACCACTCAATCATCAGTGGGAACAAGCAGGTCTTGGCTGTAGCAGTGGAGACTGACTACACCTTCCCACTTGCTGAAAAGGTGAAGGCCTTCCCGGCTGACCCATCAGCATTTGCAATGGCCACCCCCACGGCCACTGCTCCAGCCAAGGTGGAAGCTAAGGAAGAGTCGGAGGAGTCTGATGAAAATATGGGATTTGGTCTGTTTAATTAA